In Rhizobium favelukesii, a genomic segment contains:
- the nifN gene encoding nitrogenase iron-molybdenum cofactor biosynthesis protein NifN, with amino-acid sequence MVRILPQTKSAAINPLKSSQPLGAAFAFLGINGAMPVFHGSQGCTSFALVLLVRHFKEPIPLQTTAMDEIAIVVGCADHLEEAILNLKARAKPRLIGICTTALVETRDEDIAGDLATIKRKRATELTGTEVVLARTPDFDGAIEEGWSKAVTAMIEGITRSRTQYRDPRKVAILPGSNITVADIEYLRETAQSFGLKPVILPDVSGALDGTVPDHWIPTTYGGTKVEDIRDLGGAMQCIAIGEQMRRPAEALQRLTGVPYVMFESLTGLKNADRFIWLLTAMSREQAPASVRRSRMHLQDAMLDGHFHLAGKKIAIASEPDQLYQFAGFFTGLGAEITAAVTTTGTSKILQVVPAETVQVGDLSDLERLAPGADLLVTHSHGRQAAKRLDIPLMRIGFPIFDRLGSQHKLTILYQGTRDMIYEVANIFQANQHPPTSGAPNPICSRELQNDLNSSSLARQ; translated from the coding sequence ATGGTCCGCATCCTTCCCCAAACTAAATCGGCGGCGATTAATCCTCTGAAATCGTCTCAGCCGCTGGGCGCTGCCTTCGCCTTTCTTGGCATCAACGGCGCAATGCCCGTGTTCCACGGCAGCCAGGGGTGCACCAGCTTTGCCCTCGTGCTGCTCGTTAGACATTTTAAGGAACCGATCCCGTTGCAGACGACGGCGATGGATGAAATTGCAATTGTCGTCGGGTGCGCAGATCACCTCGAAGAGGCCATCCTTAATCTCAAAGCCCGCGCAAAGCCCCGGCTGATCGGGATTTGCACGACGGCACTGGTCGAGACACGCGACGAAGATATCGCTGGGGACCTAGCCACCATCAAACGCAAGCGGGCGACAGAACTCACGGGTACTGAAGTGGTGCTCGCCAGGACGCCGGACTTCGACGGTGCGATAGAAGAGGGGTGGTCCAAAGCCGTTACCGCTATGATCGAGGGAATCACTCGGTCTCGGACGCAGTATCGCGATCCGAGGAAGGTCGCGATACTGCCCGGCTCGAACATAACAGTTGCCGACATAGAGTATCTGCGCGAGACGGCCCAGAGCTTCGGGCTCAAACCGGTAATCCTGCCCGATGTGTCTGGCGCTCTTGATGGCACCGTCCCCGACCACTGGATTCCGACAACGTATGGTGGCACGAAAGTGGAGGACATTCGCGATCTCGGTGGGGCGATGCAGTGCATTGCCATCGGCGAGCAGATGCGGCGACCAGCCGAAGCGTTGCAGCGGCTAACCGGCGTCCCGTACGTGATGTTCGAGTCTCTCACAGGCCTAAAGAACGCGGACCGGTTTATTTGGCTGCTTACAGCCATGTCGCGTGAACAAGCGCCGGCCAGTGTCCGTCGCAGCCGTATGCATTTGCAGGACGCCATGCTCGATGGACATTTCCATCTGGCTGGCAAGAAGATCGCAATCGCCTCCGAGCCGGATCAACTTTATCAGTTTGCAGGTTTTTTCACCGGCTTGGGTGCGGAAATTACAGCCGCCGTTACCACGACCGGGACTTCAAAAATACTGCAAGTAGTGCCAGCGGAAACTGTCCAGGTCGGCGATCTCAGTGACCTGGAACGCCTCGCCCCGGGGGCAGATCTTCTCGTCACTCACTCACACGGCCGGCAAGCTGCAAAGCGTCTCGACATTCCGCTGATGCGTATTGGCTTTCCGATCTTCGACCGCCTAGGCAGTCAGCACAAGCTTACAATCCTTTATCAGGGGACGCGCGACATGATCTATGAGGTTGCCAACATTTTTCAGGCTAACCAACACCCGCCGACATCAGGCGCACCTAATCCAATCTGTAGCCGGGAATTGCAAAATGACCTCAACTCGTCGTCTCTCGCTCGTCAATGA
- the nifX gene encoding nitrogen fixation protein NifX, with translation MTSTRRLSLVNDEFQEQRPERQVGTLRVAIATQDMRGLNAHFGSAKRFAIYDVTPDAWSLVEAVVFDDVSDESGTHRAEGDDRIAPKVAALKGCQLLFCLAIGGPSAAKVIAAKIHPIKVPEPESIDAVLARIQTMLRNAPPPWLRKVLAEAGAVGRKASFEDED, from the coding sequence ATGACCTCAACTCGTCGTCTCTCGCTCGTCAATGACGAGTTCCAGGAACAGCGGCCCGAAAGGCAGGTCGGCACATTACGAGTAGCAATCGCCACTCAAGACATGAGAGGACTGAACGCGCATTTCGGGTCGGCTAAACGATTTGCCATCTATGACGTGACGCCCGACGCGTGGAGTCTCGTGGAAGCCGTAGTGTTCGATGACGTTTCCGATGAGAGCGGAACGCATCGAGCCGAAGGTGATGACCGCATCGCTCCGAAAGTGGCAGCGTTAAAGGGCTGCCAGCTCTTATTCTGCCTGGCTATCGGCGGCCCTTCGGCAGCCAAGGTTATTGCGGCAAAGATCCATCCAATCAAGGTGCCGGAGCCTGAATCCATCGACGCTGTGCTGGCGCGCATTCAAACAATGCTCAGGAACGCTCCTCCACCTTGGCTTCGCAAGGTGTTAGCGGAAGCCGGCGCCGTCGGACGGAAAGCCAGCTTCGAAGACGAGGACTGA